A section of the Clostridium omnivorum genome encodes:
- a CDS encoding NAD(P)-dependent oxidoreductase produces the protein MLENNTEDFLSTELEYTHISLLSCKTKVLIIGGGRAGYIKAMSLASKGCKVFVLSEEFICDFDNLLNMSNVSIIKGKYESRFIHDKHLVVIAVNDKKVREKIKEDCEKLYKLYLDCTDFKEGQFVMPVQRKTENVIFSLNTKGGNPKAAIFLANVIDKTLSEYDEFIEYICTVREEAKTLKYKDEILNFIVSEDFRFFYDKNKHKEVLRMFFNN, from the coding sequence ATGCTTGAAAATAATACAGAGGATTTTTTGTCAACCGAGTTAGAGTATACTCATATTTCCTTGCTATCGTGTAAAACTAAAGTTCTCATTATAGGTGGAGGAAGAGCAGGGTATATAAAAGCTATGAGTCTTGCTAGTAAAGGCTGCAAAGTTTTTGTGCTTTCTGAAGAGTTTATATGTGATTTTGATAATTTATTAAATATGTCAAATGTGAGCATAATCAAAGGAAAATATGAATCAAGATTTATTCATGACAAACATTTGGTTGTAATAGCTGTAAATGATAAAAAGGTTAGAGAAAAGATTAAAGAAGATTGTGAAAAACTTTATAAGCTTTATTTAGACTGTACAGATTTTAAAGAAGGACAATTTGTTATGCCAGTACAAAGAAAAACAGAAAATGTTATCTTTAGTTTGAATACTAAGGGTGGAAACCCTAAAGCAGCTATATTTTTAGCGAATGTAATAGATAAAACTCTGAGTGAATATGATGAGTTTATTGAGTACATCTGCACTGTTCGTGAAGAGGCAAAGACTTTAAAATATAAGGATGAAATACTAAATTTTATTGTATCAGAGGATTTTAGATTCTTTTACGATAAGAATAAGCATAAAGAGGTATTAAGAATGTTTTTTAACAATTAA
- the hemA gene encoding glutamyl-tRNA reductase, whose product MLQLIGIKSNCTVEIREKLSIIPKHSERTINELLGLCKEVVVLSTCNRTEIYFDCEISDEGVVEEIFIRLGWNKKFINYIFRKKEEEVTKHLMELSCGFYSKILGEDQILGQVKIAYEESLKLKAVSRDLQRLFQLAITCGKEFRDKAELYKIPVSSSSIVVKEALAKGAKKFMVLGYGEVGQLTCKYILGINFESLYIVVRNGSCIDINDHRIRVIPFEQRKYHYKDVDCIISCTSAPHTVVSKNDIPDKKLIIYDLAVPRDVDNEVASLEQVEVYDIDKISLIDDENKKIRELKMSEFKYIVDKYIKEYKDWQCIKEITPQITKIKITGEKIYSKRYNTFVNKKHTKDNEVLARTLLKSTSDAYVNKAIEVLKEEYLKGRGEECLKIIQRIFCQPS is encoded by the coding sequence ATGTTACAGCTTATCGGTATTAAAAGTAATTGCACCGTTGAAATCAGAGAAAAGCTTTCAATAATACCTAAGCATAGTGAAAGAACAATTAATGAGCTTCTAGGATTATGTAAAGAAGTAGTGGTACTAAGTACATGTAATAGAACGGAGATATATTTTGATTGTGAAATAAGCGATGAAGGTGTAGTAGAAGAGATTTTCATTAGATTAGGATGGAATAAAAAATTTATTAACTATATATTTCGAAAAAAAGAGGAAGAAGTAACTAAGCATTTAATGGAGCTTTCCTGTGGCTTTTATTCAAAAATTTTAGGTGAGGATCAAATACTAGGTCAGGTAAAAATAGCTTATGAAGAGTCCTTGAAGCTTAAGGCAGTAAGCAGAGATCTTCAACGTCTTTTTCAACTAGCCATAACTTGTGGAAAGGAATTTAGAGATAAGGCAGAACTTTATAAAATTCCAGTATCTTCCTCATCCATAGTTGTAAAGGAAGCATTAGCTAAAGGTGCAAAGAAGTTTATGGTTTTAGGTTATGGAGAAGTTGGGCAATTAACTTGTAAATATATTTTAGGCATCAATTTTGAAAGTTTGTATATAGTTGTTAGAAATGGAAGCTGCATTGATATTAATGATCATAGGATTAGAGTCATACCTTTTGAACAAAGAAAGTATCATTATAAGGATGTGGACTGTATTATAAGCTGCACATCGGCACCTCATACTGTAGTGTCAAAAAATGATATTCCTGATAAAAAATTAATTATATATGATTTAGCAGTGCCGAGAGACGTTGATAATGAGGTAGCCTCACTAGAACAGGTTGAAGTATATGATATTGATAAAATAAGCCTTATAGATGATGAAAATAAAAAAATAAGAGAACTAAAAATGAGCGAGTTTAAATACATAGTTGATAAATATATTAAGGAGTATAAAGATTGGCAGTGTATAAAGGAAATAACGCCTCAAATTACAAAGATAAAGATTACTGGAGAAAAAATATATAGCAAAAGATACAATACTTTTGTTAATAAAAAACATACTAAGGATAATGAAGTTTTGGCAAGAACTTTATTGAAGAGCACCTCTGATGCATATGTAAATAAAGCTATAGAGGTTTTAAAAGAAGAGTATTTGAAGGGTAGGGGTGAGGAATGCTTGAAAATAATACAGAGGATTTTTTGTCAACCGAGTTAG
- a CDS encoding TetR/AcrR family transcriptional regulator has protein sequence MTNPVKQKILEVSNRLIMEEGLNSFTLEEVAKEAGISKGGLLYHFPSKDALMKGLIENNLALFESKVAAGENTTISDFPNSWFISYIREQFNTAKIDYNTMSGIIAAFALNQELLQPVLENRKQWFEKMNGLNDPILGIIISLACDGIASSFLLGIDVYPEDTKKAIMERLMNLAKEC, from the coding sequence ATGACTAATCCAGTAAAACAAAAGATTCTTGAGGTATCCAATAGATTGATTATGGAAGAAGGCCTAAATTCTTTCACCTTAGAGGAAGTAGCAAAAGAAGCCGGGATTAGTAAGGGAGGACTTCTATACCATTTTCCCAGCAAGGATGCGCTAATGAAAGGGCTTATTGAGAATAATCTAGCATTATTTGAGTCAAAAGTTGCGGCAGGAGAGAATACTACAATTTCTGATTTTCCTAATAGCTGGTTTATAAGCTATATACGAGAACAATTTAATACTGCTAAGATTGATTACAATACAATGAGTGGAATTATAGCCGCATTTGCCTTAAATCAAGAGCTCCTTCAGCCAGTTTTAGAAAATCGTAAACAATGGTTTGAGAAAATGAATGGATTAAATGATCCTATTTTAGGTATTATAATAAGCCTAGCCTGCGATGGAATAGCATCTTCTTTTCTTCTTGGCATAGATGTATATCCTGAAGATACAAAAAAAGCGATTATGGAGAGGCTTATGAACTTAGCAAAAGAGTGTTAA
- the cls gene encoding cardiolipin synthase produces the protein MKFFRIMNSRIFITSTLLLIQLIWFILFLIRLTNYYAWINAAFSILSILIVLYIIGNDENASYKIAWIILIMVLPLFGGLFYLFFGNKRPSKVMQLRLSREHKKSIDLMKKESSILKEIGDLDQRVQGTCRYLQEKSFYPAYKNLETTYYPLGDIMYKDMLLELEKAKYFIFLEYFIIEEGIMWNSILEILTRKATEGVDVRMIYDDVGSLFLLPGDFERKMEKRGIKCMAFNKFRPILSMVMNNRDHRKILVIDGNIAFNGGINLADEYINEKKKYGHWKDTGVKIKGDAVWSFTLMFLEMWNTFRKSTDILENYKSDHSYEESLEYDGYVQPFSDSPFDDETIGQNIYIELLSQAKRYIYIFTPYLIIDNEMKSALCMAAKRGVDVRIVTPGIPDKKIVYRLTRSNYAPLLKAGVKIYEYSPGFLHAKSYVCDDEFAVVGTINMDFRSLYLHFECGTFMYRTKAIMDLKKDFVETIIKSKGININDCRHGFFGTLFDAVLRMFAPLC, from the coding sequence ATGAAATTTTTTAGGATAATGAACAGTAGAATATTTATTACTTCAACTTTGCTCCTAATACAGCTTATTTGGTTTATTCTTTTTCTAATTAGACTAACAAACTATTATGCTTGGATAAATGCTGCATTTTCAATATTAAGTATTTTGATTGTCTTATATATTATTGGAAATGATGAAAATGCTTCCTATAAGATTGCTTGGATTATTCTAATAATGGTACTGCCTTTGTTCGGAGGCCTTTTTTATCTATTCTTTGGTAACAAAAGGCCCTCTAAAGTAATGCAGCTGCGCCTAAGTAGAGAACATAAAAAATCAATTGATTTGATGAAGAAAGAAAGTAGTATTCTTAAAGAAATAGGTGATTTAGATCAGCGTGTTCAAGGAACTTGCAGATATCTGCAAGAAAAAAGCTTTTATCCGGCTTATAAGAATTTAGAAACTACCTACTATCCTTTAGGAGACATCATGTACAAAGATATGCTTTTAGAATTAGAAAAGGCTAAATATTTTATATTCCTTGAGTATTTTATCATTGAAGAAGGAATCATGTGGAATAGTATACTTGAAATACTCACTAGAAAAGCAACCGAAGGTGTAGATGTGCGAATGATATATGATGATGTAGGGTCTCTTTTCTTGCTTCCAGGTGATTTTGAAAGAAAGATGGAAAAAAGGGGAATTAAATGCATGGCATTTAATAAGTTTAGACCAATTCTTTCTATGGTAATGAATAATCGAGATCATAGAAAGATTTTAGTTATTGATGGAAACATAGCTTTCAATGGAGGTATCAATCTAGCAGATGAATATATTAACGAAAAGAAAAAATATGGTCATTGGAAGGATACAGGTGTAAAAATAAAGGGAGATGCAGTTTGGAGTTTTACATTGATGTTTTTAGAAATGTGGAATACGTTTAGGAAAAGTACGGATATTCTAGAAAACTATAAATCTGATCATAGTTATGAGGAAAGTCTAGAATATGATGGCTATGTGCAGCCATTTTCAGATTCACCTTTTGATGATGAAACAATTGGACAAAACATTTATATAGAATTATTATCACAAGCAAAAAGGTATATTTATATTTTTACTCCTTATCTCATTATTGATAATGAAATGAAATCTGCTCTTTGTATGGCAGCTAAAAGGGGAGTAGATGTTAGAATTGTTACACCAGGTATTCCAGATAAAAAAATTGTTTATAGGCTTACCCGATCCAATTATGCACCTCTTCTAAAGGCTGGAGTTAAAATATATGAGTATTCTCCAGGATTTCTTCATGCTAAAAGTTATGTTTGCGATGATGAATTTGCAGTAGTAGGGACTATCAACATGGATTTTAGAAGTTTATATTTGCACTTTGAATGTGGAACCTTTATGTATAGAACTAAAGCTATAATGGATTTAAAGAAGGACTTTGTAGAAACAATTATAAAAAGTAAGGGGATAAATATAAATGACTGCAGGCATGGATTTTTTGGCACACTATTTGATGCCGTGCTTAGGATGTTTGCTCCACTTTGTTAA